Within the Setaria viridis chromosome 3, Setaria_viridis_v4.0, whole genome shotgun sequence genome, the region gcgtTTGCATCTGTACTGTGtgattcggaaaaaaaaatcaagagatGGTTGTTTGAATTCGTGCTCATCTCCTCCTAGTTTCATTTGTTTCAAATTTCTCTTTTTCGGAGCTATTTTCGGGTGATTTTCGTTCGTCACTTGTAGCTGCGTTTTTGGAGTGATTCTTTGGGTGAGTTGATGTGCTAAGATCTTGTGAACATGCCTAGGATGATCTGCTAGTGATACAGTCACTTAAGCACGAAGGATTTTGAAGTTTGCCTGGTGTTCTTCCCGTTCTTCCCCTTTTTGCTAGATCTGCGATTCTGCGATGATTACTTGATCTTTTTCGAATTGGTTTCTCCATGGAGAAGGTGGGGAATATGGCAAGGACGATCTTTACATAGTTTGGTTCATTTTGAACTTGATTTGGTCATGTTTTTGTTCGAATTTTGCTTGTCCAGAAACGCACAAAAATTTTCGGGCACACTGACTTGTCTGGTGTGACcctcttagggggtgtttggatccccgggctaaattttagcccctgtcacatcgaatgtttggacactaattaggagtattaaacatagactaattacaaaaccaatttcacaacccctaggctaaatcgcgagacgaatctattaagcctaattagtccatgatttgacaatatggtgctacagtaaacattcgctaatgatggattaattaggcttaatagattcgtctcgcgatttagcctaggggttctgcaattagttttgtaattagcttatgtttagtcctcctaattagcatccgaatatccgatgtgacacggactaaactttagctccaggatccaaacacccccttagccaCAAGGTAGCGTCCGGTGTGCACTGCATGTGGATACTCAGCCGAAGGAAGCAGTTTCTTTTGGAACCCAAGGGACGGGACTTGAAGATAGGCCATAATGTAGCTGCTCAACCATTTTATGGCACTTCTCAAGCGCAAACTAACAGCATGAGGGGCTAAACTGGGTGGCCCTTCACCTCTTCTAATTGTAATTGGTTGGTTCTGCCCGGATTTGGCTGAAACGGTGATATACTTGCATTAACTGTGACTGTAAAATATAGTCTGGTGTCCTAGCTGCCAATCTGAGTGTAAGATAAATAGTCTGCTGTACCAGTAGCCGCTTGGGTTAATGTTTTTGGTCCCAAGTTTCTTCAAGCCGTTTCGAGTTTCGAATATGTGCCCGTTTGTGATTGTGGATTAGTTCGCTTTTCTTTGATTGCGTCTATTACGCACCACTGCTCTACGCCTCTACCCATGTACTAACAAGCAGCCAACGGCCCCAAGAAGAGGATTGCATTTGCGTACCAGGGGTGCGGAAAGAAAAATATAAGTTGTCTGAATGTAGAGTTCAGAATAGTTACCAACCCGAATTGCAATTTAGTTGTCTGTATGTAGAGTTCAGAATGGTTACCAACCCCGAATTGCAAGGTCGCAGGCAAGGCAACCATCCTGAAACACGGCTAGCAAACAACTTACATTGCAATAATTGCAAGGTCAACTTACATTGCAATTCCAATTGCAAGGTCGCAGCCTCGCAGGCAAGGCAAAGCTTCCATGTTCCTGAAACACGGCTGGCAGAATTTCTGAGTTAGGCCATCCTCGCCGCAGCTCGCAAACGGTCCTGCAGCATTAGCCATATGAAGAACTTTGCATTTCGGAGGTACTTTgcgctgcagatgcagttcccCATATCTGATCTCGCGTCGTTCCTTCGAACGATCGAACTGCACCAGATAAGTCACTGGCGCTGCGTATATGCATCCAGGTGACGAAACCCGGCTTCTCCGATGATGCGTCGAGTTGAGTGTCGTGTGCAGGAGCTCCCATAGCTTCGCACATTCAGACGATCATGGTCAAGGTCACTGATCCGGCGATCATCTTCCAGAACGAGAGTAAAGCGGAGGGAACCATGCCGCCGGCGCGGTTTCACGGCAACAAACGAATCCGAATgggagaggggaaaaaaaagacgcGTAACGGTGGTTGAACCTACCTCGGACGTCCGATCGGGACGCAATCCGACAGCCCTCCAAGTCCCGAGTTGCAATTCCATTCCTCGTCCCTATAAATATAACTCCACCCGAAGGCTTCGATCAGCGTCGAGATGGCGTGCTCGCTCCTCCCCTCGGCGGCGCCATTCTTCCCGAGCCCGTCGTGCCGCCGCGTGCAGCCGCTTTCTCCGTGCGCCCGGCCGTTccagccgtcgccgccgccctcccgcgtCGTGCTGGTGCGGTGGACTCCGCCTCCTCCGGGCTGGTACAAGGTAAGCTTCGACGCCTCGGTCTACAACGACGGCTCGCGGCGGGCGAGCATCGGCGGCGCGAtccgcgacggcgccggccgcgtcgtCCTGGCGTACGCCGAGCAGACGGAGCACTCGACGGTCGGCATCGTCGAGGCGCGTGCCATGATCCGCGGGCTGCGGCTGGCGCTCGCGCTGGGCCTGCAGCGGGTGGTGGTCGAGGGCGACGACCTGGTACTGGTGCAGCTGCTGCGCGGCGAGGAGACGCAGACGCGCATCCCGGTGGCGATGCAAGAAGAGATCGTCGGGCTACTTCGGTGCTTCCCCGGGCGCGACGTCCGGCACATCTACAGGGAAGGGAATCAGGTGGCGCACACCCTCTGCCGGCAGGCGTACCACGGCCCCGGGGTGTGGGTAGGCGGCTGCAACCGGCTGCCGCCCGCCGTGTGGGAGAAGGCCGAAGAAGACAGGCGTGGCGTGGCGCACGAGCGCACGGTGCTCCGTGCAGGTTGAGATCGATGAGCTCCTCTTCACGGCTTGTTGGAGACCAAGTGACTAGCTAGCTGACAAAGACAAGAAGGGCGAAACAACGGTCAGCACTcagccggtggcgaggaaggcgAACGCATGGACGCGGAAcacggcggcggggctgtcCGGTGCAAGAAGGTATCATCTGAGCGCCACGCGCGCGACACGGCAGATGGATCAGTTGGACTCAGAACAAAGACGAAGGAGCTAGCGTGGAAGAAGAAGCCGGGCATGCAAGGCTCGGTGCGCGAAGATCGATGCTGCTGTGCTTTGGAAACTTTGTTTCAGTTCTCTTTGTGTTGAAGTACAAAGATGAAAGATGTATTGTCTCATGAATTTTGTACTGATCATGGTTGGCATTGCCAATGTACTTGTCGACGTCAACCGCGAAATTGGTGTTAAGTAGTACAAGGTTAACGCTATGTTCCTGTTTGTGATGAGAATTCTGTACACATAAAACGTAGCTTTCTTACTGGCACAAACGCATACATAAAGATTGCTTTGTTTGTGTTTCGAATGAACAAAACTTATACTGACGGTTAACATACGTCGAACGTTATCTGCAATCCAAACACAAACAAAACTTATACCGACGTTTGGATGTAGATTTAGAATGGAGGCTTGTTCGAACACACATTTGCCACTCCCACCTAGTTTCCACAAAATCCAAACATCGCCTTTAGGTTATTCTCAATGAAAATAGACAGTTTCCAATAATACCACATCAATGGATGAaaccatatctttaatgcaccGGATTGGATGAAATCAGATGAAATGAAGCTCTCAAACCTTCAATATGTTTCGTAGTCTTCCTCCTCATAAATAACTTGCCATGTCAGCTGATGTGACACATCATTTAATGAAAATTAAACCCCCGCTAAGAATGGTCTTAGTGCATTCCACTGCCAAGCCCCAAAAGTATACGCTCGTTAATTGACCTTTGGATATTATTCTATTTCCCATGATGATCAAATGAGAGCAACTTATGCCAAAGGTACTAAACTGTCATCAGAACCCATTATGAACAAATTATGCGCTACCTCTAATATTTAATTTTCTATTACATGAAGAGCATTTTCTTATGTGCATATGTCGCCTAACGGCCTGAAAACTAAATAGTTGCCGTGCTATGATTCTTTGGTGTGTATATGTTCGTTATTTTCCTCTCTCTTTAATCGATTCCCGCTCTATttcccgcctcctcctctcacgAGACGTCATTTCTCCTATGTGCATCTGTTAGTTATCTTCTTTTCTCCTTGATCCTTTCTTGTTTCATTTTCCAAACCCTCCTCTCAAAAAGGCGTACCATATGTTGTCACACTAGCCACCATAGTTGCCTTTTTCACTTGCTCCTGCCAAGCATTGTCACGCTATTCCTACACCACTTATACCCGGTAGCACACACTGTATGTTTCTACCTCCTCCCATGATCATTCTATGCAACCCCTTTAAGCTCGTTAACATAGAAAACTTTGGCCGCAAACAAATCCTCCATTAATCTGTCATAGAGTTGAATTTCAGATCAAACGAAAAATCCTCGTTTAATTGCTATGGCTTTGGTGGCGTCACGTGGATCCTCCGCACCATCCATTGTCTCCCAGCTTGCAGGTGATTTCTCCTCTAGGTCCATGAGACATGGCCTCTCTGCCACTCCCAAGTTAGCCCTCCTCTTAAGTCTTAACTATTGTATTATCTGTATTTGTTTATACAGTCCTAAGGTTGTCTGAGATGCGATGTAAGTGATCTGAGAGCTCAATTGCATTGTATGCTTAACTGATTCAACTAGCCGAGGTTGTACCGAATTAGGTGAATTTAGATGCAGGATCTCTAACTAAACAGGGTCAAAATAGACCTAATAGGTAAACCCCTTAGTTGCTCTCATGCTCTAATAGGTAGACCACTGCTTTGATTATGTTTGGTCTACATCACCAATAAGGTGCTGAGTACTCTAATACAGTAGGGCGGACAGGTTTTGCAAGGATAGATTTTAAGTAAAAGGGATCTACTCCTGCATGCTTCCTTTGCCATGCTCTGTTCATAACTTGGGATTCGAGGGGTATGCAGGTACACATGCTGCTATATGTCACAGATGCCAAACCTACAATAGCTATTTTGTCAGACTGGAAGCAATACTAATCAAGAGGGCTTTGGTTCATATCTAATAGACTGAAACTAGAGTTTGTATTATATGGTTGTACTTATTGCTACTGAATGTAAACTGCTGTGGATATGAAGCCCAATTTGATTCATATAAAGATGAGAGGGTGCGTAACAGCTAGAAAGACAAATGTGAATTTGCAGTTCTAGGATAAGCTGATGTATTAAGAATGATCAGTGTTATAAGTGATAGTGAACATACCATTATGCCGTATGTCTTCGACATGCATACGTGCCCAGATCTTTATTATGATGAACATATATATCATCTGCAAACATGCTTGGGGTTGCAGCTGCGAAAGATTAGGGCTCTTTGTGTTAAACCCGAGCTGTTTACTGTATATGTGCATAAACCTCTGCTGCTCCATTTTTCTCAATCTAATATAACTGAACTAAAACTATATGTGTGTTTATTCGTATGTACAGTTTCTTCTTCCATTACAAATTAGTGCAGTTTGAGTTCTGATTTAACATCAATTTCAAATGCAGCTATATGTGTTTGCATGCGCCTCCAATGCATATATGATTTGGATAGGTGGCTGGCATCAACTAGGATTGTTACATCATGCTAATTGGTTTGCCTGATTTATTACCTGATGTTCTGCTTCTAACTTCCGATTTTCGTTTCATTACAGAGAATAGGCCCTGAGCAATGTGAATCTGTATATTTACAAATGTCAAGATACTAGAAAACAAAATCCAGTTTGATTGACTTCACGTGTTAGTGAACAGCCGTGATTCTCGTGCTGTGGCAAACCCCCCTGAGATTGCTGGTCCATAAGGTATAAATCCATCTTTTGCTTCGAGCATAACAGTTGATGGTTGATGTATGCAGCTATAGAGGTTTCTCGATGCTCTGCAAATTTTCCTTCCAGTTCAGTCATTCGCCAATTGAGGTCAAACCTGCAACTGCCTTTAGTTTTTATTCCCCTTATTTTCATACTGGATATCCTCATTGTCTGTGTCAATCTAGGTGACATGTCTATTTTGAAACCAAGCTACACATAATTTTGAATATGCAGGTTGTTTTCCAATGCTCTACAAATTTTCCTTCCAAGTTAGTCATCTGCCATTGAGGTCACCCCTGCAGCTATCTTTAGTTTTTATTTCCATCATTTTTCATACTGCATTCTGTATGCTCAT harbors:
- the LOC117849083 gene encoding uncharacterized protein; its protein translation is MACSLLPSAAPFFPSPSCRRVQPLSPCARPFQPSPPPSRVVLVRWTPPPPGWYKVSFDASVYNDGSRRASIGGAIRDGAGRVVLAYAEQTEHSTVGIVEARAMIRGLRLALALGLQRVVVEGDDLVLVQLLRGEETQTRIPVAMQEEIVGLLRCFPGRDVRHIYREGNQVAHTLCRQAYHGPGVWVGGCNRLPPAVWEKAEEDRRGVAHERTVLRAG